In the genome of Brienomyrus brachyistius isolate T26 chromosome 17, BBRACH_0.4, whole genome shotgun sequence, one region contains:
- the tyw1 gene encoding S-adenosyl-L-methionine-dependent tRNA 4-demethylwyosine synthase TYW1 isoform X2 has protein sequence MSVWRNRLYMYSAAAVFLGVWFTLKMAKKKPASGHRADAGISKTAKEGEYSAEKERKVHVSGVRIFYGSQTGTAKGFAVDLAKEVQGLGLMAEVIDMKEYDPEDSLSEECTSKSICVFLLATYTDGKPTENAEWFCKWLEEASMDFRYGKTYLKGMRFAVFGLGNSVYNGHYNTVGKHVDRWLWMLSATRVLSRGEGDCNVVGSRHGSLQADFLNWRSRFLKRLQALARGEKKACGGKCKKGTCKKHKGAQEQPEPGSEGVEHQSSEESSSDAESATDEGTTSRAVVDVEDLGVVMSRLKKVKDETDSGRQLLMRRKSEEEEAREMITPALREALTKQGYRLIGSHSGVKLCRWTKSMLRGRGGCYKHTFYGIESHRCMEATPSLACANKCVFCWRHHTNPVGTEWRWKMDPPEMILQEAIENHQNLIKQFRGVPGVRPERFEEGLAVQHCALSLVGEPIMYPEVNAFIRLLHQQRISSFLVTNAQFPEEIRNLVPVTQLYVSVDASTKDSLKRIDRPLFKDFWQRFLDSLRALGEKQQRTVYRLTLVKAWNVDELKAYAELVSLGQPDFVEVKGVTYCGESSASSLTMANVPWHEEVLHFVRQLADQLPDYDIASEHEHSNCILIAHRKFKVAGEWHTWIDYDRFQELVRLHDNSQTSFSAEDYMARTPDWAVFGACERGFDPADTRFQRKNKTKDVSGC, from the exons ATGTCAGTATGGAGAAACAGACTGTACATGTACTCGGCCGCAGCCGTGTTCCTTGGGGTCTGGTTCACGTTAAAGATGGCGAAGAAAAAA CCCGCATCTGGCCATCGTGCAGATGCTGGAATCAGCAAAACAGCAAAAGAGGGAGAATATTCCGCTGAAAAGGAGAGAAAGGTTCATGTGTCGGGGGTGAGGATTTTCTATGGATCGCAGACTGGAACCGCGAAG GGATTTGCCGTAGATCTGGCCAAGGAAGTCCAGGGCCTGGGCCTCATGGCGGAGGTGATTGACATGAAGGAGTACGACCCAGAGGACAGCCTGTCTGAGGAG tgtACCAGTAAATCCATCTGCGTGTTCCTACTGGCCACCTACACGGATGGGAAGCCCACAGAGAACGCGGAGTGGTTCTGCAAGTGGCTGGAGGAGGCATCCATGGATTTCCGCTATGGAAAgacctacctgaagggcatGCGCTTTGCTGTCTTTGGACTGGGGAATTCCGTGTACAATGGACACTACAACACG GTGGGTAAGCACGTGGACCGGTGGCTGTGGATGCTGAGTGCCACGCGGGTGCTGTCACGTGGGGAGGGCGACTGCAACGTGGTGGGGAGCCGGCACGGCAGTCTGCAGGCCGACTTCCTCAACTGGCGGAGCCGCTTCCTGAAGAGGCTGCAGGCCCTGGCCAGGGGCGAGAAGAAGGCCTGCGGGGGCAAGTGCAAGAAGGGCACCTGCAAGAAGCACAAAGGGGCGCAAGAGCAGCCGGAGCCAGGCAGTGAGGGGGTGGAGCACCAGAGCTCCGAG GAGTCCAGCAGCGACGCGGAATCAGCCACGGATGAGGGGACGACCAGCCGCGCGGTGGTGGATGTGGAGGACCTGGGGGTGGTGATGAGCCGCTTGAAGAAagtaaag GATGAGACAGACAGCGGCCGGCAGCTGCTGATGAGGAGGAagagcgaggaggaggaggccagAGAGATGATCACTCCGGCGCTGAGGGAGGCTCTGACGAAGCAAG GGTACCGGCTGATCGGGAGCCACTCAGGGGTGAAGCTGTGTCGCTGGACCAAG TCGATGCTGCGAGGAAGAGGGGGCTGTTACAAACACACCTTCTACGGTATCGAGTCGCACCGCTGCATGGAGGCCACCCCCAGTCTCGCCTGCGCCAACAAATGCgtcttctgctggag GCATCATACTAACCCTGTAGGCACCGAGTGGCGCTGGAAGATGGATCCGCCTGAGATGATCCTGCAGGAGGCCATTGAGAACCACCAGAACCTCATAAAGCAGTTCAGAG GGGTTCCCGGTGTGCGCCCGGAGCGCTTCGAGGAAGGCCTGGCGGTGCAGCACTGTGCCCTGTCCCTGGTGGGTGAGCCCATTATGTACCCGGAAGTGAACGCTTTCATACGGCTGCTGCACCAACAGCGCATCTCCAGCTTCCTGGTCACCAACGCGCAGTTCCCTGAGGAAATCAG GAACCTGGTGCCTGTGACTCAGCTGTACGTCAGCGTGGACGCCAGTACCAAAGACAGCCTGAAGCGTATCGACCGGCCTCTCTTCAAGGACTTTTGGCAGCGTTTCCTGGACAGCCTGAGAGCACTAGGCGAAAAG cAACAGCGTACCGTATACCGCCTGACCCTGGTCAAAGCCTGGAACGTGGATGAGCTCAAGGCCTACGCAGAACTCGTCTCCCTGGGCCAGCCAGACTTTGTGGAGGTGAAG GGGGTGACGTACTGCGGGGAGAGCTCCGCCAGCAGCCTGACCATGGCCAACGTGCCCTGGCATGAGGAGGTCCTGCACTTCGTCAGGCAGTTGGCTGACCAGTTGCCTGATTATGACATCGCCTCTGAACACGAGCACTCAAACTGCATCCTTATTGCCCATCGCAAG TTCAAGGTGGCCGGCGAGTGGCACACATGGATTGACTACGACCGCTTCCAAGAACTTGTGCGTCTTCATGACAACAGCCAGACAAGTTTCTCGGCCGAGGACTACATGGCCAGGACCCCCGACTGGGCCGTCTTCGGAGCCTGTGAGAGGGGATTCGACCCAGCGGACACCCGCTTTCAGCGAAAGAACAAGACCAAAGATGTGTCTGGGTGCTGA
- the tyw1 gene encoding S-adenosyl-L-methionine-dependent tRNA 4-demethylwyosine synthase TYW1 isoform X1: MMFFSVWRFLFTIVGAFGTEVEDVSEDQWDYSGYLMSVWRNRLYMYSAAAVFLGVWFTLKMAKKKPASGHRADAGISKTAKEGEYSAEKERKVHVSGVRIFYGSQTGTAKGFAVDLAKEVQGLGLMAEVIDMKEYDPEDSLSEECTSKSICVFLLATYTDGKPTENAEWFCKWLEEASMDFRYGKTYLKGMRFAVFGLGNSVYNGHYNTVGKHVDRWLWMLSATRVLSRGEGDCNVVGSRHGSLQADFLNWRSRFLKRLQALARGEKKACGGKCKKGTCKKHKGAQEQPEPGSEGVEHQSSEESSSDAESATDEGTTSRAVVDVEDLGVVMSRLKKVKDETDSGRQLLMRRKSEEEEAREMITPALREALTKQGYRLIGSHSGVKLCRWTKSMLRGRGGCYKHTFYGIESHRCMEATPSLACANKCVFCWRHHTNPVGTEWRWKMDPPEMILQEAIENHQNLIKQFRGVPGVRPERFEEGLAVQHCALSLVGEPIMYPEVNAFIRLLHQQRISSFLVTNAQFPEEIRNLVPVTQLYVSVDASTKDSLKRIDRPLFKDFWQRFLDSLRALGEKQQRTVYRLTLVKAWNVDELKAYAELVSLGQPDFVEVKGVTYCGESSASSLTMANVPWHEEVLHFVRQLADQLPDYDIASEHEHSNCILIAHRKFKVAGEWHTWIDYDRFQELVRLHDNSQTSFSAEDYMARTPDWAVFGACERGFDPADTRFQRKNKTKDVSGC, translated from the exons ATGATGTTTTTCTCAGTCTGGCGTTTTCTGTTCACCATTGTAGGCGCTTTCGGCACCGAAGTGGAGG ATGTCTCTGAGGACCAGTGGGACTACTCTGGGTACTTGATGTCAGTATGGAGAAACAGACTGTACATGTACTCGGCCGCAGCCGTGTTCCTTGGGGTCTGGTTCACGTTAAAGATGGCGAAGAAAAAA CCCGCATCTGGCCATCGTGCAGATGCTGGAATCAGCAAAACAGCAAAAGAGGGAGAATATTCCGCTGAAAAGGAGAGAAAGGTTCATGTGTCGGGGGTGAGGATTTTCTATGGATCGCAGACTGGAACCGCGAAG GGATTTGCCGTAGATCTGGCCAAGGAAGTCCAGGGCCTGGGCCTCATGGCGGAGGTGATTGACATGAAGGAGTACGACCCAGAGGACAGCCTGTCTGAGGAG tgtACCAGTAAATCCATCTGCGTGTTCCTACTGGCCACCTACACGGATGGGAAGCCCACAGAGAACGCGGAGTGGTTCTGCAAGTGGCTGGAGGAGGCATCCATGGATTTCCGCTATGGAAAgacctacctgaagggcatGCGCTTTGCTGTCTTTGGACTGGGGAATTCCGTGTACAATGGACACTACAACACG GTGGGTAAGCACGTGGACCGGTGGCTGTGGATGCTGAGTGCCACGCGGGTGCTGTCACGTGGGGAGGGCGACTGCAACGTGGTGGGGAGCCGGCACGGCAGTCTGCAGGCCGACTTCCTCAACTGGCGGAGCCGCTTCCTGAAGAGGCTGCAGGCCCTGGCCAGGGGCGAGAAGAAGGCCTGCGGGGGCAAGTGCAAGAAGGGCACCTGCAAGAAGCACAAAGGGGCGCAAGAGCAGCCGGAGCCAGGCAGTGAGGGGGTGGAGCACCAGAGCTCCGAG GAGTCCAGCAGCGACGCGGAATCAGCCACGGATGAGGGGACGACCAGCCGCGCGGTGGTGGATGTGGAGGACCTGGGGGTGGTGATGAGCCGCTTGAAGAAagtaaag GATGAGACAGACAGCGGCCGGCAGCTGCTGATGAGGAGGAagagcgaggaggaggaggccagAGAGATGATCACTCCGGCGCTGAGGGAGGCTCTGACGAAGCAAG GGTACCGGCTGATCGGGAGCCACTCAGGGGTGAAGCTGTGTCGCTGGACCAAG TCGATGCTGCGAGGAAGAGGGGGCTGTTACAAACACACCTTCTACGGTATCGAGTCGCACCGCTGCATGGAGGCCACCCCCAGTCTCGCCTGCGCCAACAAATGCgtcttctgctggag GCATCATACTAACCCTGTAGGCACCGAGTGGCGCTGGAAGATGGATCCGCCTGAGATGATCCTGCAGGAGGCCATTGAGAACCACCAGAACCTCATAAAGCAGTTCAGAG GGGTTCCCGGTGTGCGCCCGGAGCGCTTCGAGGAAGGCCTGGCGGTGCAGCACTGTGCCCTGTCCCTGGTGGGTGAGCCCATTATGTACCCGGAAGTGAACGCTTTCATACGGCTGCTGCACCAACAGCGCATCTCCAGCTTCCTGGTCACCAACGCGCAGTTCCCTGAGGAAATCAG GAACCTGGTGCCTGTGACTCAGCTGTACGTCAGCGTGGACGCCAGTACCAAAGACAGCCTGAAGCGTATCGACCGGCCTCTCTTCAAGGACTTTTGGCAGCGTTTCCTGGACAGCCTGAGAGCACTAGGCGAAAAG cAACAGCGTACCGTATACCGCCTGACCCTGGTCAAAGCCTGGAACGTGGATGAGCTCAAGGCCTACGCAGAACTCGTCTCCCTGGGCCAGCCAGACTTTGTGGAGGTGAAG GGGGTGACGTACTGCGGGGAGAGCTCCGCCAGCAGCCTGACCATGGCCAACGTGCCCTGGCATGAGGAGGTCCTGCACTTCGTCAGGCAGTTGGCTGACCAGTTGCCTGATTATGACATCGCCTCTGAACACGAGCACTCAAACTGCATCCTTATTGCCCATCGCAAG TTCAAGGTGGCCGGCGAGTGGCACACATGGATTGACTACGACCGCTTCCAAGAACTTGTGCGTCTTCATGACAACAGCCAGACAAGTTTCTCGGCCGAGGACTACATGGCCAGGACCCCCGACTGGGCCGTCTTCGGAGCCTGTGAGAGGGGATTCGACCCAGCGGACACCCGCTTTCAGCGAAAGAACAAGACCAAAGATGTGTCTGGGTGCTGA
- the LOC125711534 gene encoding claudin-3-like, which yields MWAQTEFCFRLPLCEKTREGLLCKSGRSLHPGRNAVAQVACSSPASDSRHSMEKVELVAFGLGVAGCFFAVATRCLPVWQVSGELGNVTGALPVYWDGMWMDWEHHSLGELRCAFYQSLLPLGKHFRSWQALITSSISFGLVSVAIYGIGRLRFPHRVQVKPVSGAVFLLSAVLLLIPMSWTTHESAQTLGNLPSLRRKVGEAVYFGWTATALFIIGGCYLCTRCPKRKRQEPVDLPDTGDPFLTINSASFRPGQLPCA from the coding sequence ATGTGGGCACAGACCGAGTTTTGTTTCCGCCTTCCTCTGTGCGAAAAAACTAGGGAAGGATTGTTATGCAAGTCTGGCAGGAGTCTCCACCCGGGGAGGAATGCAGTAGCGCAAGTTGCCTGCTCTTCCCCGGCCTCAGACTCCCGGCACAGCATGGAGAAGGTCGAGCTGGTCGCCTTTGGGCTCGGTGTCGCCGGCTGCTTCTTCGCTGTGGCGACCCGCTGCCTTCCCGTGTGGCAAGTGAGTGGCGAACTGGGCAACGTGACGGGGGCGCTGCCGGTGTACTGGGATGGGATGTGGATGGACTGGGAGCATCACAGCTTGGGCGAGCTGCGCTGCGCCTTTTACCAGTCTCTGCTGCCACTGGGGAAGCACTTTCGCTCTTGGCAGGCGCTGATCACCTCCTCCATCAGCTTCGGCCTCGTCTCTGTCGCCATCTACGGCATCgggaggctgaggttcccccaTAGGGTCCAGGTGAAGCCGGTGTCGGGGGCTGTCTTCCTCCTGTCGGCGGTGCTGCTTCTCATTCCGATGTCATGGACCACGCACGAGTCAGCGCAGACGCTGGGGAACCTGCCATCCCTCCGGAGGAAGGTGGGAGAAGCAGTCTACTTCGGCTGGACAGCCACGGCCCTCTTTATTATCGGGGGGTGCTACCTGTGTACCAGGTGCCCCAAAAGAAAACGACAGGAGCCTGTGGACTTACCTGATACCGGGGATCCCTTCTTAACTATCAACAGTGCCTCGTTCCGACCAGGACAACTACCGTGCGCTTAA
- the sbds gene encoding ribosome maturation protein SBDS: protein MSIFTPTNQIRLTNVAVVRMKKGGKRFEIACYKNKVMSWRSGAEKDLDEVLQTNTVFINVSKGQVAKKEDLSKAFGTDDLTEICKQILAKGELQVSDKERQSQLEQMFRDIATIVAEKCVNPETKRPYTVSLIEKAMKDIHYSVKANKSTKQQALEVIRQLKESIQIQRAHMRLRLVLPAKEGKKLKEKLKPLLKVVESEDFDEQLEMVCLIDPGCFREIDELIRCETKGKGSLEVLSLKDVEEGDEKLE from the exons ATGTCAATATTCACTCCAACAAACCAAATTCGACTCACGAACGTGGCCGTCGTGAGAATGAAAAAAGGGGGGAAGAGATTTGAGATCGCCTGCTATAAAAATAAAGTCATGAGCTGGAGGTCTGGGGC AGAGAAGGATCTTGACGAAGTCCTACAAACCAACACAGTTTTCATAAATGTTTCAAAGGGCCAAGTAGCAAAGAAGGAGGACTTGTCAAAAGCCTTTGGGACCGACGATTTGACAGAAATATGTAAACAG ATCTTAGCCAAGGGCGAGCTGCAGGTGTCAGACAAGGAGAGGCAGAGCCAGCTGGAGCAGATGTTCAGGGACATCGCAACCATTGTGGCGGAGAAGTGTGTGAACCCTGAGACCAAACGGCCGTACACCGTCAGCCTGATTGAGAAGGCCATGAAAGACATCCATTACTCTGTAAAGGCCAACAAGAGCACGAAGCAGCAG GCGCTGGAGGTGATCAGGCAGCTGAAAGAGTCGATACAGATCCAGCGAGCCCACATGCGACTGCGCCTCGTCCTGCCTGCCAAGGAGgggaagaagctgaaggagaagcTGAAGCCCCTCTTGAAGGTGGTGGAGAGCGAGGATTTCGACGAGCAGCTGGAGATG GTGTGCCTGATAGACCCCGGCTGCTTCCGGGAGATCGACGAGCTGATTCGCTGTGAGACGAAGGGGAAGGGCTCTCTGGAGGTGCTGAGTCTGAAAGACGTGGAGGAGGGCGATGAGAAGCTGGAGTAG